A region from the Candidatus Cloacimonadota bacterium genome encodes:
- a CDS encoding TIGR03960 family B12-binding radical SAM protein — MASAHIKPMPEVRFEALLPLVEKPSRYIDHEINAVRKDWQDVNFCFVYPDVYEVGVSHLGIKILYSICNRVDGVMADRAYLPWVDMIELLRRKELPLFGLESRRPLGDFDLVGVTLQSELTYSNLLETLPLAGIPLSREERDESQPIIMAGGPCATNPLPLSDFVDVFFIGEAEEAIIEMAEVFKRVSARKERLEELSKVAGCWVPALDEGKTIVGRKFASFALGHQLHSPQILSWQLATHNRCVAEIMRGCSRGCRFCHAGYFYRPVRERDAGSVQKEILNEIELSGWDDAGLLSLSSGDYSRVTELLQGLLKSVDTDRTHISLPSLRVDALNHETVELLSELGREGLTVAPEAGSQRLRDVINKNITEEDILRGVKIAIGLGWQRVKLYFMVGLPTETDEDIEAITGLIRRIAALDKRLQISVTLSPFVPKPFTPFQWASMLSREEILRRCLSVKQAFFRQRNIRIKYHTIESSILEAVFSRGDEKVGKAIRKAWENGARFDGWNEHFNFSIWDAAFEETGLEMNQYLGEKALEAPLPWDFIDLGITKDFLREEWAKAMRGESTPDCRKVCSDCGICGDELQTILAPPSEPLSQGTISFLPSKGKQQHRFRLWYAKEGVLRFISHLDWMRMLFRFIGQMPLPTVFTEGFSPHPRVSLCPPLPLGVESVCEYCDISFWSRPSKEEIAAAFNVRGIPELRFLDSELIHGKGRVPSGEVVIIDIPQELVATIQERLEEFLASESHLFTKTTPKRSKTYDLREIIVSTQWQNNRLLIGKSLASPSLYDVLAELLTLDKNQLYGFSVTRLDWILPTD, encoded by the coding sequence GAGGTGGGCGTCTCGCATCTGGGCATCAAAATTCTTTATTCCATCTGCAATCGCGTTGACGGCGTGATGGCAGACAGGGCCTATCTTCCCTGGGTGGATATGATTGAGCTTCTACGGCGGAAAGAGCTTCCACTTTTTGGCTTGGAAAGCCGGCGTCCACTGGGGGATTTTGACCTCGTGGGCGTGACCCTGCAGAGCGAACTCACCTATTCCAACCTCTTGGAAACATTGCCTTTGGCGGGAATACCGCTCAGCCGTGAAGAACGCGACGAAAGCCAGCCCATCATCATGGCGGGAGGACCCTGCGCCACCAACCCGCTTCCTCTTTCAGACTTTGTGGATGTGTTTTTCATCGGCGAAGCGGAGGAAGCCATCATCGAGATGGCGGAGGTTTTCAAGCGCGTTTCAGCCCGTAAAGAGAGGCTGGAAGAGCTTTCCAAGGTAGCGGGCTGTTGGGTTCCGGCGCTTGATGAAGGGAAAACGATTGTGGGGCGGAAATTCGCTTCCTTCGCCCTTGGCCATCAACTCCACAGTCCTCAAATCCTATCCTGGCAACTCGCCACCCACAATCGCTGTGTGGCGGAGATAATGCGCGGTTGTTCGCGAGGCTGCCGCTTCTGTCACGCTGGATATTTCTATCGCCCTGTACGGGAACGAGATGCGGGTTCGGTTCAGAAGGAAATCCTCAATGAAATCGAGCTAAGCGGCTGGGACGACGCGGGTTTACTTTCGCTCTCCAGCGGGGATTACAGCCGGGTGACGGAGCTTTTGCAGGGACTTCTGAAGAGCGTGGATACGGACAGAACCCATATTTCCCTGCCTTCCCTGCGGGTGGACGCGCTTAACCATGAGACCGTGGAACTCCTCAGTGAACTGGGACGCGAGGGGCTGACAGTGGCTCCGGAAGCGGGTTCCCAGCGTTTGCGCGATGTTATCAACAAAAACATCACGGAAGAGGATATCCTGAGGGGAGTGAAAATCGCCATCGGGCTCGGCTGGCAGAGGGTTAAGCTCTATTTCATGGTGGGGCTGCCCACAGAAACAGACGAGGATATCGAAGCCATCACGGGGTTGATTCGCCGTATCGCCGCGCTGGACAAGCGTTTACAGATTAGCGTGACCCTCTCCCCCTTCGTGCCGAAACCTTTCACACCCTTCCAGTGGGCGTCCATGCTTTCACGGGAAGAGATTCTGAGGCGTTGTCTGAGCGTGAAACAGGCTTTTTTCCGTCAACGTAACATCCGCATAAAATACCACACCATAGAGAGTTCCATCCTGGAAGCCGTATTTTCGCGGGGGGATGAGAAGGTGGGGAAAGCCATCCGTAAAGCTTGGGAAAATGGCGCCCGTTTTGACGGCTGGAACGAACATTTTAATTTTTCCATCTGGGACGCCGCGTTTGAGGAAACGGGGCTGGAAATGAACCAATATCTGGGGGAAAAAGCGCTGGAAGCTCCTCTGCCCTGGGACTTTATCGACCTGGGTATCACCAAGGATTTTCTGCGTGAAGAATGGGCAAAAGCCATGCGTGGGGAAAGTACCCCGGATTGCAGGAAAGTGTGTTCGGATTGTGGAATTTGCGGGGATGAACTGCAAACCATCCTGGCTCCGCCGAGCGAGCCGCTGAGCCAGGGGACGATATCCTTCCTGCCCTCAAAAGGCAAGCAACAACACCGGTTCCGCCTCTGGTATGCCAAGGAAGGCGTTCTGCGCTTCATTTCACACCTGGATTGGATGAGGATGTTGTTCCGCTTCATCGGTCAGATGCCCTTACCAACGGTTTTCACCGAGGGGTTTTCGCCTCATCCGAGGGTGAGCCTCTGTCCGCCCCTGCCTTTGGGGGTGGAAAGCGTTTGCGAATATTGTGATATTTCCTTTTGGAGCCGACCTTCCAAGGAGGAAATCGCCGCCGCCTTCAACGTCCGTGGGATTCCAGAACTGAGATTTTTGGACAGCGAACTGATTCACGGCAAGGGTAGGGTTCCCAGCGGGGAGGTTGTAATCATCGATATTCCTCAGGAGCTGGTGGCGACAATCCAAGAGCGTCTAGAAGAGTTTTTGGCAAGCGAATCCCACCTGTTCACCAAAACCACACCCAAACGCAGCAAGACCTACGATTTACGCGAGATTATTGTTTCCACCCAATGGCAAAACAACCGTCTGTTAATCGGAAAAAGCTTGGCCAGTCCATCGCTTTACGACGTCCTGGCCGAACTTTTAACGCTGGATAAAAACCAGCTCTATGGGTTTTCTGTCACCCGCCTGGATTGGATATTGCCCACTGATTAG